From the Temnothorax longispinosus isolate EJ_2023e chromosome 6, Tlon_JGU_v1, whole genome shotgun sequence genome, one window contains:
- the LOC139814908 gene encoding uncharacterized protein — translation MVKLLDTLPEEYESLRQAWWARPDDQQTFKNLVALLTSDEKRRQHQNRKQNGLALAAAQAKSQIKGEREDGTSGGRCQQKSTSENTKTRKKRIFKCYGCGGTGHIHRNCPSAKSSKKATDIKQAYVSEVLGAEYNDKSWIVDTGATDYITNDNTWFTTFEHFVTPVKIKVGDQSTMEALGKGTIKFEAAVDGRWVKECMYDVLYAELELKQKAVKSSAVLVLRESSIAIPLSSDSSALRNLES, via the exons ATGGTGAAGCTACTAGATACGCTCCCGGAAGAATACGAGAGTTTAAGGCAAGCATGGTGGGCTAGGCCCGATGACCAGCAAACTTTTAAAAACCTAGTAGCGTTGCTGACTTCCGATGAAAAACGAAGGCAGCACCAGAACCGGAAACAAAACGGATTGGCGCTGGCGGCAGCGCAGGCGAAGTCGCAAATTAAAGGAGAACGTGAAGATGGCACCAGCGGTGGCAGATGTCAACAAAAGTCTACGAGTGAGAACACTAAAACAAGAAAGAAGAGAATCTTCAAGTGTTATGGCTGCGGTGGAACGGGACACATTCACCGAAATTGTCCAAGTGCAAAGTCATCGAAGAAAGCGACTGATATTAAGCAAGCGTACGTGAGTGAAGTCCTGGGTGCCGAATATAATGACAAATCGTGGATTGTGGACACTGGTGCAACCGATTACATAACCAATGACAACACGTGGTTCACAACGTTTGAACACTTCGTGACTCCTGTAAAAATCAAAGTTGGTGATCAATCGACGATGGAAGCGCTAGGAAAAGGCACGATTAAATTTGAGGCAGCAGTCGACGGTCGATGGGTGAAAGAGTGCATGTATGATGTGCTCTATGCCGAA CTGGAATTGAAGCAAAAGGCTGTGAAGAGTTCTGCAGTGCTTGTGTTGAGGGAAAGCAGTATCGCGATACCTTTAAGCTCAGACAGCAGCGCGCTACGGAACCTGGAGAGCTGA